In the Mya arenaria isolate MELC-2E11 chromosome 11, ASM2691426v1 genome, one interval contains:
- the LOC128207485 gene encoding uncharacterized protein LOC128207485, giving the protein MSYEDNDNKNWLKGSLALRITKEGLRDLVDGDSRSIQHRIHLSVIQARNLSPGTTCCQCLTENLFQCPTSGLCSHPRNNCKFHDTPVKGYRSCPSHICDDLRDEICRLHKFGGPSWKNSNADRWCVNHWEIAKCFMPLGGYKDVCSFDQTDYNGVINILINCTAFQQKLSFKVDTVTNILTQARDIGRSIRHSSDLKVTDADLNCYITTMTTLLSDPKYLSRDRKAQEAVLKLNKLQADTLYISNEDVHEILDEARIVVETGKHQIEQAVTEGKHIIETGKAEIEQAVTEGKHIIETGKTEIEQAVTEGKHAIETGKAEIEQTVTEGKHAIETGKAEIEHAVTEGEHIIETGKEDIAQAVTEGEHALKTGKGQLESSVIEGVKILQFEADNAVVKVSKQIHTDVLVPAENRFEEKVQARLKALKQIIQDTTDIGEREIYSRTSEGIEALDEAVFEAMRKISVSTAEREEDLQQRLAKNYKKYLSSASISPLVSDKDDTLDRFYVAPMIVEKDHKTVGTSQQQQGTLVSFYSNIFRKDDIFVSNIYVIGEAGMGKSTFLAKCALDWGAQNFPTLSDSRSSKHVLKKIKGELFQDLNVLATFDFLFYVTLRNANELCNLTDMITDQVISRIYHADDVASGKETLLSVLSNRNCLKLADGLDEWSHPCESSCSCTDQEKVAPFLSPSIDATVLITSRPWRMAQHRVRDSRIDKSLEIQGVANSKRLVQNVLGCLSGMAESEEKSEEFMSFIRKKDLTNLLSVPIVLMMLVCLWFEGVGESFSLCEIYALMMDMMFGRKALTKYKPQHEQTKLLPCFQKAKHIFKYIPALLSTAKLAFDQLFSMDRKSALVFKQLRSLSREDMEIMLKTGIIREAKSQSVLMQSSNFSFIHKTVQEFLAALHMSYNPGEFNRVVEPFYERGAKISDVSQVFTFICGLNIKTANQMSAMICINEPVSCLKQSFPSIEVCIVDQSVFCFIQDIIAKGYIEACANNVADIHLNLHFFKKNSNARNISTLKTLLSMNKSQVRFLRVCNHMKEISVENIQEVFSLSADTLIAVDMEDRSGKYDLSCFSRLKYLSIRDKGTSVVCDSEIKHRIVSSNHTYIRFGNMHSGLKLIHMDFVRNVDLFCQTLPRLSQLVYVHIGYTDLGDHRVNLPSSVTRIELMQVRMTMDAFRGLVKRMEESTHTVFCWLWKCIVTPMSEFRMMKMHVRSCHTVLWDERNLFSFIYKPTTGRMLYTLGPHNTVRI; this is encoded by the exons ATGTCGTACGAGGACAATGATAACAAGAACTGGCTCAAGGGTTCCCTCGCTCTCAGAATTACCAAGGAAGGGCTTCGGGACCTAGTTGATGGAGACAGCAGGAGTATACAACACAGGATACACTTATCTGTCATCCAAGCGAGGAACCTAAGTCCGGGAACAACATGTTGCCAGTGCTTGACAGAAAATCTATTTCAATGTCCTACGAGTGGACTGTGCTCCCATCCCCGCAACAACTGCAAATTCCACGACACTCCAGTCAAGGGGTACAGGTCCTGTCCATCGCATATATGTGATGACCTCCGTGATGAAATATGCCGACTCCACAAATTCGGGGGACCGTCGTGGAAAAACAGCAATGCTGATCGGTGGTGCGTGAATCACTGGGAGATTGCGAAGTGTTTCATGCCATTGGGCGGCTACAAGGATGTGTGTTCTTTTGATCAGACAGACTATAACGGGGTCATCAATATACTGATAAACTGTACAGCATTCCAGCAAAAGCTGTCGTTTAAAGTAGACACCGTGACGAACATTCTAACACAG GCTCGAGATATTGGACGGAGTATTCGTCATTCATCAGACCTGAAGGTGACAGACGCTGACCTGAACTGCTACATTACCACAATGACAACACTGCTGTCTGATCCTAAATATCTGAGCCGCGATCGAAAAGCACAGGAGGCGGTCTTGAAGTTGAACAAG CTTCAGGCGGACACGCTATACATATCTAATGAAGACGTTCATGAAATTCTTGATGAAGCCAGGATTGTCGTCGAAACTGGAAAACATCAAATAGAACAAGCAGTGACAGAAGGCAAGCATATCATAGAAACAGGAAAAGCAGAAATAGAACAAGCAGTGACAGAAGGCAAACATATCATAGAAACTGGAAAAACAGAAATAGAACAAGCAGTGACAGAAGGCAAGCATGCCATAGAAACTGGAAAAGCAGAAATAGAACAAACAGTGACAGAAGGCAAGCATGCCATAGAAACAGGAAAAGCAGAAATAGAACACGCAGTGACAGAAGGCGAGCATATCATAGAAACAGGAAAAGAAGACATAGCGCAAGCAGTGACAGAAGGCGAGCATGCCTTAAAAACAGGAAAAGGTCAGCTTGAAAGTTCAGTAATAGAAGGGGTTAAAATACTTCAATTTGAAGCTGATAATGCAGTCGTTAAAGTCTCGAAGCAGATACACACTGATGTTCTTGTACCTGCTGAAAACCGATTTGAAGAAAAGGTTCAGGCGAGACTGAAAGCTTTAAAGCAAATTATTCAAGACACGACTGATATTGGAGAACGTGAAATATACAGCCGAACATCAGAAGGTATTGAAGCCCTGGACGAGGCGGTATTTGAGGCCATGCGGAAGATCAGCGTATCGACTGCCGAAAGGGAAGAAG ATCTTCAACAACGACTGgccaaaaattacaaaaaatatctgAGCAGTGCATCAATTTCGCCCCTGGTCTCCGACAAGGACGATACGCTGGACAGGTTCTACGTCGCTCCGATGATCGTGGAGAAGGACCACAAAACGGTTGGAACCTCGCAACAACAGCAAGGAACACTTGTGTCTTTTTACAGTAATATTTTCCGAAAAGACGATATATTTGTAAGCAACATTTACGTGATCGGTGAGGCCGGAATGggaaaatcaacatttttagcGAAATGTGCCCTCGACTGGGGCGCACAAAATTTCCCCACCTTAAGCGACAGCAGAAGTTCCAAACAtgttctgaaaaaaatcaaaggcGAACTTTTTCAGGATCTTAACGTTCTTGCTACATTTGACTTCCTTTTTTATGTTACTCTTCGCAATGCAAATGAATTGTGCAATCTTACTGACATGATCACAGATCAGGTAATCAGCAGAATTTACCACGCGGATGATGTAGCTTCTGGAAAGGAAACTTTGCTGAGTGTTCTTTCAAACCGGAATTGCCTAAAATTAGCTGACGGCCTAGATGAATGGTCACACCCTTGTGAATCTAGTTGTTCCTGTACAGATCAGGAAAAGGTTGCTCCATTCCTGTCTCCATCAATAGATGCAACTGTGTTGATAACATCCAGGCCATGGAGGATGGCCCAGCATCGTGTGAGAGATTCTAGAATTGACAAGTCCCTTGAGATTCAAGGTGTGGCTAATTCGAAACGTTTAGTTCAGAATGTACTCGGCTGCTTAAGCGGAATGGCAGAAAGTGAAGAGAAAAGCGAGGAATTCATGTCATTTATCAGGAAAAAAGATCTTACAAACCTACTGTCCGTTCCAATTGTCTTAATGATGCTCGTATGTTTGTGGTTTGAGGGAGTCGGAGAATCGTTCTCCCTCTGCGAGATATATGCGCTCATGATGGACATGATGTTTGGAAGAAAAGCACTCACGAAGTATAAGCCTCAACACGAGCAGACAAAGTTGCTGCCCTGCTTCCAGAAagcaaaacacatttttaaatacataccTGCATTGTTATCCACGGCCAAACTGGCTTTTGATCAGCTGTTTTCGATGGATCGAAAATCCGCCTTAGTGTTCAAACAACTAAGATCACTTTCACGTGAAGACATGGAAATTATGCTCAAAACTGGGATTATACGAGAAGCCAAATCGCAATCTGTCTTAATGCAGTCGTCCAACTTCTCTTTCATTCACAAAACAGTTCAAGAATTCCTTGCAGCCTTACACATGTCGTATAACCCTGGTGAATTTAACCGGGTAGTGGAACCATTTTATGAACGGGGAGCGAAAATTTCGGATGTTTCGCAAGTGTTTACTTTCATTTGCGGGCTAAACATTAAAACTGCAAATCAGATGTCTGCAATGATATGTATTAATGAGCCTGTTAGTTGCTTAAAGCAATCATTCCCGTCAATTGAAGTATGCATAGTTGATCAGtcagtattttgttttattcaggACATTATTGCTAAAGGCTACATTGAAGCTTGTGCAAACAATGTGGCAGATATCCATCTCAAccttcatttctttaaaaaaaattctaacgCTCGAAATATTTCCACACTCAAAACCTTGTTGTCTATGAACAAATCTCAAGTACGATTTCTGCGTGTTTGTAACCACATGAAAGAGATCAGCGTGGAGAATATCCAGGAGGTATTTAGCCTCTCAGCAGACACTCTCATCGCTGTTGACATGGAAGACCGAAGTGGGAAGTATGACCTGTCCTGCTTTAGCCGACTGAAATACCTGAGTATTCGTGATAAAGGGACTTCAGTAGTATGCGATTCAGAAATAAAACATCGAATTGTCAGCTCGAACCACACATATATTAGGTTTGGAAATATGCACAGTGGTTTGAAACTCATACATATGGATTTCGTCCGAAACGTGGACCTATTTTGTCAGACGCTTCCTCGGCTTTCACAGCTAGTATACGTGCATATAGGTTACACAGACCTCGGTGACCACCGTGTGAATCTCCCAAGCTCTGTCACTCGTATTGAGCTTATGCAGGTGAGGATGACAATGGATGCGTTCCGAGGATTGGTGAAGAGAATGGAGGAGAGCACACACACTGTATTCTGCTGGTTATGGAAATGTATCGTCACACCGATGAGTGAGTTCCGAATGATGAAAATGCATGTTCGATCATGTCACACTGTTTTGTGGGACGAACGcaatttattttcctttatatacaaaccaacaacaggcagaatGCTATATACACTAGGACCTCACAATACAGTTcgtatttaa
- the LOC128209898 gene encoding uncharacterized protein LOC128209898 produces MSSCEDIIKENDNKNWLKGSIALIITKEGLQDLVDGDCRSIQQGIHASVLQARNLSPGTTCCKCLTENLFQCPTRGLCSHFRNCKLHDTPVKMYRPCPSHICDDFRNEICLLKIFGEPSWKNSHADRWCSNHWEIAKCFMPPDGYKDVSSFVETDFNGIISILINCKAFQQRLSFKVDTVPNILTQARVIGRTIRHSPDLKVTDTDLNDYITTLTTLLSDPTYLSNDRKAQEAVLKLNQLQAGMLCKTREDARAFLEKHKIEQAVTEGVNRLYSRTTEGIEALDEAVLEAIGKIRASDEDKEADLQQRLAKNYQKTLSSVPISPLLPDRDEMLDKLYVAPRIIEKDHKKVESSQQRKETPVSSYKNIFCKGDTFLSNIYVIGEAGMGKSTFSITCALNWGKQILHSFNFGSISEHEFQDVEVLAKFDFLFHVSLRNSGELCNLTDMITDQILSRIYLADEEAAGNDTLLSVLSTRKILILADGLDEWSHPSGTKCSCKEEEKVVPFLSPTIDATVVITSRPWRMAQHRVRDSRIDRFLEIEGVADTKRLAQNVLGCLSGKTESEQKSKAFMSFIKKRDLSNLLSVPTVLMMLVCLWFEGVGESFSLCEIYGLMIDMMFGSKTLKKHYRQQVNTTLPSCFQNAKHIFKNIPALLSSAKLAFDQLFSTDKKSALVFKQVGSLSHEDMEFMLKTGIIRETKSQSFIMQSSSFSFIHKTVQEFLAALHLSYNPDEFNRVVEPFYNRSGQISDISQVFIYICGLNSEIGSQMSTIICNAVPVSCSNQPFATYYDFTIDHPENSVVCILQYLFGKGHMEACANNVADDIHLNLYFYIFDYITENDSTLKTLLSMNKSQVRYLRVDGCEAKINEEEIQKVFSLSADTLIAVELTDRGGRYDLSSCRQLKFLRIIGNEISSINVNAESLVTCEISSTSSILQKEVLYSLNRLNEGNRCSPLKHLKLRCIEKLDLYCQTLTGLSQLEYVYIGNTDLNDHLLNLPRSVIRVHLSKVEMKAGVFWRLVEWIEKSTHTVDCFLRQCTVTPSSEFKKAKLYVQSYVIFTVFKDGDDTFSFKRNI; encoded by the exons ATGAGCTCTTGCGAGGATATTATAAAGGAGAATGATAACAAAAACTGGCTCAAGGGTTCCATCGCTCTCATAATTACCAAGGAAGGGCTTCAGGACCTAGTGGACGGAGACTGCAGGAGCATACAGCAAGGGATACACGCCTCTGTCCTCCAGGCGAGGAACCTAAGTCCGGGGACAACATGTTGCAAGTGCTTGACGGAAAATCTCTTTCAGTGTCCAACGAGAGGACTGTGCTCCCATTTCCGAAACTGCAAGCTCCACGACACTCCAGTCAAGATGTACAGGCCCTGTCCATCGCATATATGTGACGACTTCCGTAATGAAATATGCCTACTCAAAATATTTGGGGAACCTTCGTGGAAAAACAGCCATGCTGATCGGTGGTGCTCGAATCACTGGGAGATTGCGAAGTGTTTCATGCCACCGGACGGCTACAAGGATGTGTCTTCGTTTGTTGAGACGGACTTTAATGGGATTATCAGTATACTGATAAACTGTAAAGCATTCCAGCAAAGGCTTTCGTTTAAAGTAGACACCGTGCCGAATATTCTAACACAG GCTCGAGTTATTGGACGGACCATTCGTCATTCGCCGGACCTAAAGGTGACAGACACTGACCTGAATGACTACATAACCACATTGACAACACTACTGTCTGATCCTACATATCTAAGCAACGATCGAAAAGCACAAGAGGCGGTCTTGAAATTGAACCAG CTTCAGGCGGGCATGCTATGCAAAACAAGAGAAGACGCCCGtgcatttcttgaaaaacataaaatagaaCAAGCAGTGACAGAAGGGGTAAACAGACTATACAGCCGAACAACGGAAGGTATTGAAGCCCTGGATGAGGCGGTTTTGGAGGCTATTGGGAAGATCAGAGCATCGGACGAGGATAAAGAAGCAG ATCTTCAACAACGACTGGCAAAGAATTACCAGAAAACTCTTAGCAGTGTGCCGATATCACCCCTACTCCCGGACAGGGACGAGATGCTGGATAAGCTCTACGTCGCTCCGAGAATCATAGAGAAAGACCACAAAAAGGTTGAATCCTCGCAACAACGGAAAGAAACACCTGTTTCATCTTACaagaatattttctgcaaaggCGATACATTTCTTAGCAACATTTACGTCATCGGTGAGGCCGGAATGGGaaaatcaacattttctatAACTTGTGCCCTCAACTGGGGTAAACAGATTCTTCACTCTTTTAACTTTGGCAGCATTTCCGAACATGAATTTCAGGATGTTGAAGTTCTAGCTAAATTTGACTTTCTTTTTCATGTTAGTCTCCGTAATTCTGGCGAATTGTGCAACCTTACTGATATGATAACAGACCAGATACTCAGCAGGATTTATCTTGCGGATGAAGAAGCTGCAGGAAATGATACTCTGTTGAGTGTTCTTTCAACCCGGAAGATCCTAATTTTAGCTGACGGCCTAGATGAATGGTCACACCCTTCAGGTACGAAGTGTTCCTGCAAAGAAGAGGAAAAGGTTGTTCCATTCCTGTCTCCAACAATCGATGCAACTGTAGTGATAACATCCAGGCCATGGAGGATGGCGCAACATCGTGTGAGAGACTCTAGAATTGACAGGTTCCTCGAGATTGAAGGTGTGGCTGATACGAAACGTTTAGCTCAGAATGTACTCGGCTGCCTTAGTGGGAAGACAGAAAGTGAACAGAAAAGCAAGGCATTCATGTCATTTATCAAGAAGAGAGACCTTTCAAACCTACTGTCTGTTCCAACTGTATTAATGATGCTCGTATGTTTGTGGTTTGAGGGAGTCGGAGAATCGTTCTCCCTCTGCGAGATATATGGGCTAATGATAGACATGATGTTTGGAAGCAAAACACTCAAAAAGCATTATCGCCAACAAGTTAACACAACTTTGCCGTCATGCTTTCAGAAcgcaaaacacatttttaaaaacatacctGCATTGTTATCATCGGCCAAACTGGCATTTGATCAACTGTTTTCGACGGATAAAAAATCTGCCTTAGTTTTCAAACAAGTCGGATCCCTTTCACATGAAGACATGGAGTTCATGCTTAAAACTGGGATTATACGGGAAACCAAGTCGCAATCTTTCATTATGCAGTCGTCAAGCTTCTCTTTCATTCACAAAACAGTTCAAGAATTCCTTGCAGCCTTGCACCTGTCGTATAACCCAGATGAATTTAACCGGGTAGTAGAACCATTTTATAACCGGAGCGGTCAAATTTCGGACATTTCACAGgtctttatttacatttgcGGACTGAACAGCGAAATCGGAAGTCAAATGTCTACAATAATCTGTAATGCTGTTCCTGTAAGTTGTTCAAACCAACCATTTGCAACATACTATGACTTTACAATTGATCATCCAGAAAATTCAGTAGTTTGTATCCTTCAATACCTATTTGGTAAGGGCCACATGGAAGCATGTGCAAATAATGTGGCAGATGATATCCATCTCAATCTCTATTTCtacatatttgattatattacTGAAAATGATTCAACACTGAAGACCTTGTTGTCTATGAACAAATCTCAAGTACGCTATCTACGTGTAGATGGATGCGAAGCGAAAATCAACGAGGAGGAGATTCAGAAGGTGTTTAGCCTTTCCGCAGACACTCTCATCGCAGTGGAGTTGACCGACCGTGGTGGGCGGTATGACCTGTCTTCCTGTCGCCAACTGAAATTTCTGCGTATTATTGGTAATGAAATATCAAGTATCAATGTGAACGCAGAATCTTTAGTTACATGTGAAATATCCAGCACTTCCTCGATTCTTCAAAAGGAAGTCCTTTATTCCCTTAACAGATTAAATGAAGGTAATAGATGCAGTCCTTTGAAACACTTGAAATTGAGATGCATCGAAAAATTGGACCTATACTGCCAGACACTTACAGGGCTTTCACAACTAGAATATGTCTATATAGGCAACACAGACCTCAATGACCACCTCCTTAATCTCCCAAGATCAGTCATCCGTGTTCACTTGTCCAAAGTGGAGATGAAAGCAGGTGTCTTCTGGAGACTGGTGGAGTGGATAGAGAAAAGCACACACACTGTCGACTGCTTCTTACGGCAATGTACTGTCACACCGAGTAGTGagtttaaaaaagcaaaactgTATGTTCAATCATATGTTATATTCACGGTTTTTAAGGACGGCGATGATACTTTTTCATTTAAGAGAAACATTTAA